In the Arachis stenosperma cultivar V10309 chromosome 8, arast.V10309.gnm1.PFL2, whole genome shotgun sequence genome, AAATGGCAAACTTAGAAACACTTGGCTGGATGCGAAGCCAGATATACatttatgaattaataaaacCCAAAAAGTATGCAGGAATATAGATCAATGCCATAGTTATTCACCACCATAAATGCATTAATGCATTGACTTGGTAATGGCTCACTTTGCAATTGCAGTATTAACCTCGCTTCCTCTTCCCTTCCCTTCCCTTCCCCCACTCTCGTTTTATATTAAGTCACAAAAACAGTTCAGTAAAGATAGGTAATTTTTACAATACCTGAAAATGCCGTATCAAAGCCATTCCTCTCTTCTGCCTTTTCTGCTGCCAATATTCATAAATGGTTTTGGCTATAGGCATCGTTGCAACATCAACCATGAGTTCTTCTATTTCAATAGGTGTAAACTGGTCTTGCTTCTGAGCATATGCAGCCTTTTCAAACCTGTCTATTGTCTTCTCAAATATTTCCTCCGAGATCCCATCCATGCTATAATTGTCTTTTTCAGAATTTTGCAAAGTCAAAATCCACTGCTCATCCTCACTGTCCATATCATACAGGACATTTGATGAATTCAGGGCCATATCAACATCTGTTTCAACTTGGCGAAAATATTTAGAACTCCGAACAAAACTAGCTTCAGATTCATGACCATCATTTTCTTCAATCAAGATAACACCTGGAATAGGTATATTTTTAACTGAAGCCGCACGGATGTTACGGTTGTAAcattcctcatgcatctctttgAAAAGAGCCCACTGACTCCTATCAGGAAATTCTAAGACCCAATCTTTCCCTCCTTTCCACATCATAGCATGCGTATAGCGATTAGTTGATCCAGTTTGCAGAAACTGATGTGCTTTGTATGAGTACCTAGTAACTCCTGCAAGTTTTACAGAAAGTTTCCACTCATTATGGTCAAACAGCTCTAAAACAACCTGGGCACCATATTCTCTCCACCCTTTATCCCCAAGGGTAATCAAGACATTTGCATCACAAGATAAGGACTCCAAATTCTTTTCAGGACCTCTAGCAACATCTGATGGCTTCTTGTCATTAGCTTTCCTAATCCTCTTGTGCGGTAGCCCTTTCTGATGACCCCTATGCCTCGAGCCAAAATCATACCCAGCAAAAGGAACTGAATAAGATACTTGTGTCCGTGGCTTCTTCGGTCCATTACTAAAGCCATTTTGAAGAGAATCAACCTTCCCATCGGACCATCCATGTGACTTGAATCCCAATGTGGAATTAGTTTTGTTTTGATGCCAAGAACTTCGGGGAGCAGTTGGATTGGGGCTTTGAATGACACCTCCATTTATATTCCAAGAAAAATCAGAAGAGTGCTGAGCATAATGTAAATCACCATCGACAGATTTCTCAAAATGATCAACTgaaggaattttaacactgagATTACCGCGAAATGAATGAGAACCATCATTAGCTTTAACATCAGCAGTTAAAGAAGTAGGAGACAGTGAGCAGCCATCATCAGCTTTAACCTCATCAGGTAAAGAACTTGAAGGCAAAGTGCACACATCAGAATGATCGGATTGCCACCTTGGTAACTGAATAGCAGCTGGCCTCTCTGGAACATTACAACCAGAAGTTCTATCATCACTAAGACCGATATTCTGTTGATTTTGAGAAAGAATTCCACCACTGCAATCAGATGCACAAATTATCGGATTGGACTTGGCACAAACCAATCCATCACACACAACATCCTTTGATGAAGTCATCATAACTTTGTCCAAATTAAACTCTTCCCTCCTTTCAGAGCAACCATCTGTCTTCAGACCAGAGTCTTCCTGAGCATCTACCAAGGCTTTATCACAAAAGCTTATATGAGCTACTGACTGCTCCATCAGCAACTTAAGATGCAAACTGAGAAAAAATGTGGGTGCAGCAgcaaaagaaagagaaaaaggaaaaaccTTCCTCTTTCCGGCATCAGAAGACTGATGGGTGTCAACCCGAGTGAACTCTCTAGAAACACCCATAATATTAATCCCCGGTCTAGTCCTCTTTCGCATGATCTGTTCTCATAAAGTCACAATTTATccaaggaaaataaataaataaataaatcaacaTAATAGACTTTGCAGTGCCTGACAAGCTTTGAGACAAGACATAAATTAAATGTAGCTAGGAATAGGTTAAATGATGTGAACAAAATAGAACTACCGATCAAGAAACTAGAAAACTAGAAGAAAGTACCTTTACTGTGGATGGCTGCCCACTGATGGATGTAACAGGATGCCCACTTGTTCCATTTTGAAGTGCCTGGATGTTATCATACGTGCATTCAGAGAGATGGAGCTGCTTACTGAGTAAGCAATGTTTCTTAAGCTTTGAATCCAAGTACATCCACTTTGAATTCTCCACTCTTGAGAAATTGTAAAAAGCAAATACAAGTGGCTTTTTAATGACATGAACACTTGAAAACCTGAATCTGATCGATGTAACTGGCAACTCCAAGTCAATATATTCCCCCTGATCGACAGGTTGGTTAAACACCCTAAGGACCCAAAAGACAAATGCCGCAGCCATCTTTGAGCATCCTTCGAACAACAGGAACCTAAGCCCAAACACATTATCAACAAAAAGCATCTCCAAATGAACTCTTGGCCACATGGTTATAACTGTTCCATAACGAAGCAGCAGAACAGCACGGACCAGCCACAAATTGTCAGATCTAAACGAGTCATTCAGCACCGAGCGTATTGGAAAATTGAAGTCGAATTTGAATGCTGCTGACCCTGTGTCCAACCAAAGTTTAGTTACTCCTTCTGAATATGTCAACCGCAATGGACCCTTAGTCTCAACACTCCTGTCAAATGGTTCTCTGACAATGGAACAAGAAGCATTTATATTAGCATGCATCTCTTTAGGGACAAGAGGGGATTTTGGCATTGGCCTACGCCTTGTCCTAACATAGACAATAGGCTGTTTGCCATCTTTGTGGCAATTGGCACTTTGCAATGAGGACTTCTTCCCAAGATTGTCACCTAATTTATCATGTGAAACAGAACCACTGGAGATACTACCTTTACCCTCTCTCAAGTAACTCTTGGTTGAGCATCCCTGTACTTTTACGGGTTCATCATAAAAGGATGAGGCTGTACCTGGAAGAGGACCAGAGGACCTATGTTTTTTAATACCATGCAAAGCAGAAGATTTAACCCGATGAGAAGATCGAGCCAACCATGAGATTATAGGCTCTGTGTCCATACAGTTTTCTCCACAGCTATCATCCTCTGTAATATCATCTCTTACTTGCCTTTCTTTTCTGGACTTGCTCCCTTTTTGTGCATCAGAATCCATACTTTTCTTTACTGTTCTTTTTTCCCCTGCTCCTCTTCGAACTTCACTAGGAAATAAAAGGAGTTTGAACCTCTCAGTTTGAAGGTTAACCCATTCTTGGTCCCGATCATCATATTTGATATGGTGAAGCTTACTTTCTTTGtcatagccatcaacaaggcCATAGTACCAACTCTGGTCCAACGGCCAAAAAACCTTAATTCTCTGGTTCAATACCCAGTCCGGATCCAAATCACCTAACAAAATTTCATAGAAGTGACGCCTCTTCCTGGAACTACCCTTCTCTTTGTCCAGTTTCCTTGGTCTCAAGACTCTATTGGCAGTATCAACTGACGCTGATTCTGAACCTGGAGACTTTGATCCATGACTACTAATATTTCTACTAGAAGGCAGCAAAAAGGACAGACCAGTACAGTTTGGATCAAACCGTGAAGATAGCATCCTTGCTGCATTCTCCTCAAGATTTGCCTCATCATCCTCCCGCAAATGATCAGATATTTTACTGCTATCTATTAGAGGCTCAGCCTCCTTGGCAACCCTAATTCTATCTGAAGCCAAAGCCTTTCGCTTCCTATCCTTCCTCCGTGGCCTCTTTAAAGAGGAATCACCACTATTTACAGCAGAATGACAGGCACTCTCCTCCTTACCCTTGAAATGCTGCACAGAATTTGAATCACAACTCCTACTTTCCTTAATCTGATCAACATCCTTCTGTTTAGTCTCTGAAGACTCAACCCCCCTGTCCAAATCATCAATGCTTAACTTAGGCAACTGATCGCCATTGCAACTTCTACCACTTGGCTGACCTGCCGGGCTCAGTGCTCGACGAACTTCAAATTTCTTCCGCCCCACAAAATCCCTCTTTCGCTTTGGAATACATACAGGACCATCACTGAGAATTAGTGAATGCCTATTAATCCCACTACTGCTACTCAATCCCTGCTTGGCCTCCAACTTATGTTCACACAAATCCTGCCTACTGGAGCCAGGCCCTTTGTGAGATTCTTCATCAACAACCTTCTTGATGCAACCATCAGCATTTTCTAGGCTGCTTAGAGGCAGTTCCTTTCTACTCCTCTTTTTCTTGCTCCTCTTCTCATCGCCACCCCCACCATGATTACTCCCTTTCCTCTTTAGGTTCTTCTCAGGGGCCTCGTTTGTAACTTTTGATTTATACAAACTCTTCAGATCCAAAGATCTCGATTTTTTGGGAATTGCAGCGCCATGTGAGTTCCCTTCTCTATCTTCCATGAACAATCGGCAGTACAGTACCAAATTCCCAAATTTTCACATTCCATCATACATATCGGAACGCTTTTTCCAGATCTGAACCaccaaaaaaggaaaagaaaaatcacaaCTAATCCCTACACCATTTTCAAAGTACTAAGATCACGAGAATTCTACGCATGCATTGGAATAATCGCATTAAACAACACCgaacatattaaaaacaaattcgTAACAAATTCATACACGTACCTCAACCGACACACCGCAGAGCAGTTGATTCCGCCCCCAAATCGCGAGGATCACCACCACGGATCATGAGTTAGGGTTTGAATCTCACCTCTTCGAACAAAAACCCTAATCTAATTGTGAATTTGGGATTGAAATTCACCGATAAATTTCGATTTCAATTttgctttttttgtttttttcaaaaACCGCGAGAGACGGACGAGAGCTAGGGTTTCTTTTCAGTTTCGCGAGAAAGGGTTTTTAGATcgaaaaatatcaaaatattgaAGTAGTTGAAAAGGAAAATAGCTCGGAAAACACAGATTGTTTTTTAGTGACACGTGGCACTGTAGGGTCCGCTGGATCGGAAATTATCGGTGCTGTCTA is a window encoding:
- the LOC130943700 gene encoding uncharacterized protein LOC130943700; translation: MEDREGNSHGAAIPKKSRSLDLKSLYKSKVTNEAPEKNLKRKGSNHGGGGDEKRSKKKRSRKELPLSSLENADGCIKKVVDEESHKGPGSSRQDLCEHKLEAKQGLSSSSGINRHSLILSDGPVCIPKRKRDFVGRKKFEVRRALSPAGQPSGRSCNGDQLPKLSIDDLDRGVESSETKQKDVDQIKESRSCDSNSVQHFKGKEESACHSAVNSGDSSLKRPRRKDRKRKALASDRIRVAKEAEPLIDSSKISDHLREDDEANLEENAARMLSSRFDPNCTGLSFLLPSSRNISSHGSKSPGSESASVDTANRVLRPRKLDKEKGSSRKRRHFYEILLGDLDPDWVLNQRIKVFWPLDQSWYYGLVDGYDKESKLHHIKYDDRDQEWVNLQTERFKLLLFPSEVRRGAGEKRTVKKSMDSDAQKGSKSRKERQVRDDITEDDSCGENCMDTEPIISWLARSSHRVKSSALHGIKKHRSSGPLPGTASSFYDEPVKVQGCSTKSYLREGKGSISSGSVSHDKLGDNLGKKSSLQSANCHKDGKQPIVYVRTRRRPMPKSPLVPKEMHANINASCSIVREPFDRSVETKGPLRLTYSEGVTKLWLDTGSAAFKFDFNFPIRSVLNDSFRSDNLWLVRAVLLLRYGTVITMWPRVHLEMLFVDNVFGLRFLLFEGCSKMAAAFVFWVLRVFNQPVDQGEYIDLELPVTSIRFRFSSVHVIKKPLVFAFYNFSRVENSKWMYLDSKLKKHCLLSKQLHLSECTYDNIQALQNGTSGHPVTSISGQPSTVKIMRKRTRPGINIMGVSREFTRVDTHQSSDAGKRKVFPFSLSFAAAPTFFLSLHLKLLMEQSVAHISFCDKALVDAQEDSGLKTDGCSERREEFNLDKVMMTSSKDVVCDGLVCAKSNPIICASDCSGGILSQNQQNIGLSDDRTSGCNVPERPAAIQLPRWQSDHSDVCTLPSSSLPDEVKADDGCSLSPTSLTADVKANDGSHSFRGNLSVKIPSVDHFEKSVDGDLHYAQHSSDFSWNINGGVIQSPNPTAPRSSWHQNKTNSTLGFKSHGWSDGKVDSLQNGFSNGPKKPRTQVSYSVPFAGYDFGSRHRGHQKGLPHKRIRKANDKKPSDVARGPEKNLESLSCDANVLITLGDKGWREYGAQVVLELFDHNEWKLSVKLAGVTRYSYKAHQFLQTGSTNRYTHAMMWKGGKDWVLEFPDRSQWALFKEMHEECYNRNIRAASVKNIPIPGVILIEENDGHESEASFVRSSKYFRQVETDVDMALNSSNVLYDMDSEDEQWILTLQNSEKDNYSMDGISEEIFEKTIDRFEKAAYAQKQDQFTPIEIEELMVDVATMPIAKTIYEYWQQKRQKRGMALIRHFQPPQWERYQQQLREWEVAMSKNNIPHSNGCLDKFAPLEKPPMFAFCLKPRGLEVPNKGSKQRSQKRISVSGHANSIMYEHDGFHTPGRRLNGFAFGDERISYPGHNYDSLDDSPLPQSSLRGFSPRDAGSVRYYFMNNGGFDRKYTPKHHRNKPRNMYHNDSHMISDSPRLSGSGKRNGVNQWNMGYYDMMGHRKYPMDGPQGHDFEQLDGSDLDEFKLRDASGAARHAHNMARLKRERAQRLLYRADLAIHRAVAALMTAEAIKASEDSNGDG